DNA from bacterium:
CGCGGCCTTGCCGCTGTCACCCCCCGTGCCCGGGAACGGGCGAACGATCGGCGTAAGATCCTGCGGGAGGAGGCGCTACGGAGCGGGCGGGGGATCGGCGCGGCCGGTGCAGGCGCGCACGGCGCGCACGATCTGGCTGACCGGCCCGCTCTTGCTCAGGTGCACCGTCGCGCCCGCGGTGAGCATCTCCTGGGCGGTCCCGGCATCGTCGAGCATCGACAGCCCGATGATCTTGATCTCGGGCATGCTCGAGTGGATGACCCGCGTCGCGTCGATGCCGCCGAGGGACGCCATGCTCACGTCCATGAGCACGACGTCCGGGGACAGCTTCCAGGCCATTTCGATGGCCTTCTGGCCGTCGTCGGCCTCGCCGACCACCTCGATCCCGCCCTCCTCG
Protein-coding regions in this window:
- a CDS encoding response regulator transcription factor, with protein sequence SVSAGARGSASAAPGDGIRVLVVDDHAVMREGLSRMLTEEGGIEVVGEADDGQKAIEMAWKLSPDVVLMDVSMASLGGIDATRVIHSSMPEIKIIGLSMLDDAGTAQEMLTAGATVHLSKSGPVSQIVRAVRACTGRADPPPAP